The following coding sequences are from one Megamonas funiformis window:
- a CDS encoding SpoIVB peptidase S55 domain-containing protein → MIKYLVTICLMLLLYTNSALAMPPIMTTSELKPGMQGYAETVVQGAQQVSFNVEIIGVVNNGKGSSKQILARAYGPIIDETNGVIHGMSGSPVYVDGKLIGAVARAVGQDVLPYKFYITPIEEMLKIWTLPDSLAVINKSNIEKVKIPSLEEYEKNQDNYDENIDKEVEKYKSKHLATPEGQEAVKGKAQKRLEEILSGLDIETQEDKTDVDADIVQTDKIIKDLEDNSKTDVNADKLEEHISLTDFILKSLEKQNKAQASSFNNTSMMPIYVSGFNDNALNFLANNLKYKNMTPYNTGEFISAPIGNKDSDIKQNATLKAGDPVGVVMAYGDFSAGGTGTVTAVEGNKILGFGHAMTYKGNVNYFMTEADIIGSAGGILNGVKVSSFGKIIGRVNQDRFSGVGGILNEYPSSIPVRVKVKDRNLGKEETFVSKIAYDEDILPTLASSIVYASMDRTADRASYGTSKIKFTIMTDEVPEGKFERENMFYDPKDVGQFTVGELTQALYFLCTNMDKPSNILDVKVDVDFTSSRKTASIVSAIPDKEEAKPGELVNFNVTLKPYRRENVTVTIPYTIPKTQKEGQMFLEVKGGGFVQLGQVLQSGLVVTPQDIAQLSTVDRLNEIKNLNKNNEIVISPTIDVESEKDQDKAIKEAIKLSEEIGKMSKKEREEFNKNRESKISTDYVIDNFIQTSINIKK, encoded by the coding sequence ATGATAAAATATTTAGTAACGATATGTTTAATGTTGTTATTGTATACAAATTCTGCATTAGCTATGCCTCCAATAATGACAACGTCAGAATTAAAACCAGGGATGCAAGGTTATGCAGAAACTGTAGTTCAAGGAGCACAGCAGGTTAGTTTCAATGTAGAAATAATAGGTGTAGTCAATAATGGAAAAGGCTCATCAAAACAGATATTAGCGCGTGCATATGGACCGATTATTGATGAAACAAATGGCGTTATTCATGGCATGAGTGGTAGTCCTGTATACGTTGATGGCAAATTAATTGGTGCAGTTGCTAGAGCTGTCGGTCAAGATGTATTACCATATAAATTTTATATAACACCTATTGAAGAAATGTTAAAGATTTGGACTTTGCCAGACTCTTTAGCTGTGATAAATAAATCTAATATAGAAAAAGTAAAAATACCTTCACTAGAAGAATATGAAAAAAATCAAGATAATTACGATGAAAATATTGATAAAGAAGTAGAAAAATATAAATCAAAACATCTAGCGACACCAGAAGGGCAAGAAGCTGTAAAAGGTAAGGCACAAAAACGCTTAGAAGAAATATTAAGTGGTCTTGATATAGAAACGCAAGAAGATAAAACAGATGTTGATGCTGACATTGTGCAGACAGATAAAATCATAAAAGATTTAGAAGATAATTCTAAAACAGATGTTAATGCTGATAAATTAGAAGAACATATATCTTTGACTGATTTTATTTTGAAAAGCTTAGAAAAACAAAATAAAGCTCAAGCAAGTAGTTTTAATAATACTTCGATGATGCCGATTTATGTTTCAGGCTTTAATGATAATGCCTTAAATTTCTTAGCTAATAATTTAAAATATAAAAATATGACACCGTATAATACAGGGGAATTTATCAGCGCTCCTATAGGAAATAAAGATAGTGATATCAAGCAAAATGCAACGTTGAAAGCTGGCGATCCTGTAGGCGTAGTTATGGCTTATGGTGATTTTTCTGCTGGGGGAACAGGTACAGTAACAGCTGTTGAAGGCAATAAAATATTGGGATTTGGTCATGCAATGACTTACAAGGGAAATGTAAATTATTTTATGACTGAAGCTGATATTATAGGCTCAGCAGGTGGTATCTTAAATGGCGTGAAGGTAAGTTCTTTTGGGAAGATCATCGGTAGAGTTAATCAAGACCGTTTCAGTGGTGTAGGTGGAATTTTAAATGAATATCCATCTTCTATTCCTGTAAGGGTTAAAGTAAAAGATAGAAATTTAGGCAAAGAAGAAACCTTTGTATCCAAAATTGCATATGATGAAGATATTTTGCCAACTTTAGCATCAAGTATTGTATATGCTTCCATGGATAGAACGGCAGATAGAGCAAGTTATGGTACATCAAAAATAAAATTTACCATAATGACAGATGAAGTTCCTGAAGGAAAATTTGAGCGAGAAAATATGTTTTATGATCCTAAAGATGTCGGTCAATTTACTGTGGGAGAATTGACACAAGCATTATATTTCTTATGCACAAATATGGATAAACCTTCTAATATCTTAGATGTAAAAGTAGATGTAGATTTTACTTCTAGTAGAAAAACAGCTTCTATTGTCAGCGCTATTCCAGATAAAGAGGAAGCTAAACCAGGCGAATTAGTTAATTTTAATGTGACATTAAAACCATATCGTCGAGAAAATGTAACAGTAACTATACCATACACCATTCCTAAAACTCAAAAAGAAGGTCAAATGTTTTTAGAAGTAAAAGGTGGTGGCTTTGTACAATTAGGACAAGTTTTACAAAGTGGATTAGTTGTAACACCGCAAGATATAGCTCAATTATCTACAGTTGACCGTTTGAATGAAATAAAAAATTTGAATAAAAATAATGAGATAGTTATTTCACCAACAATTGATGTAGAAAGCGAAAAAGATCAAGATAAAGCGATAAAAGAAGCTATAAAATTATCTGAAGAAATTGGTAAAATGAGTAAAAAAGAACGAGAAGAGTTCAATAAAAATCGTGAAAGTAAAATATCTACAGATTATGTAATCGATAATTTTATCCAAACGAGTATAAATATTAAAAAATGA
- a CDS encoding ABC transporter ATP-binding protein, with amino-acid sequence MIKVVNIYKSFKDRLILNNINFEVNKGETLVIIGGSGSGKSTLLKLLIGLLRPEQGQIFIDGKEISKLKEEELDKVRLNMGMVFQYSALFDSMSVGDNVGFGLQEHSKLSAKEIKEIVEEKLNLVGLSGFANYMPNELSGGMKKRVSLARAIAFEPKILLYDEPSSGLDPVTSAKIDELIVQMQKLLGVTSIVVTHDMKSAFYIADRIAMLYQGEMIAIGTPDEIRNSTDSRVLEFINVSQIRKR; translated from the coding sequence ATGATAAAAGTAGTCAACATATATAAATCTTTTAAAGATAGATTGATTTTAAACAATATTAATTTTGAAGTTAATAAAGGTGAAACCTTAGTTATAATTGGCGGTAGCGGTTCAGGTAAATCGACTTTATTGAAATTATTAATAGGGCTGTTACGACCTGAGCAAGGACAGATTTTCATTGATGGCAAAGAAATATCAAAATTAAAAGAAGAAGAACTAGATAAAGTACGTTTAAATATGGGAATGGTTTTCCAATATTCTGCGTTATTTGATTCAATGAGTGTAGGCGATAATGTAGGCTTTGGTTTACAAGAGCATAGCAAATTATCTGCCAAGGAAATCAAAGAAATTGTAGAAGAAAAATTAAATTTAGTAGGTTTATCTGGTTTTGCAAATTACATGCCGAATGAATTATCTGGTGGTATGAAAAAACGTGTTAGTTTAGCTAGGGCAATTGCTTTTGAACCGAAAATTTTATTGTATGACGAGCCAAGTTCGGGTTTAGACCCTGTAACTTCTGCTAAGATTGATGAGCTTATTGTACAGATGCAAAAATTATTAGGTGTTACTTCTATAGTGGTAACACATGATATGAAAAGTGCTTTTTATATTGCAGATAGAATTGCTATGTTGTATCAAGGTGAGATGATAGCAATTGGCACTCCAGATGAAATAAGAAATTCCACAGATAGTAGAGTTTTAGAATTTATAAATGTTAGCCAAATAAGAAAGAGGTGA
- a CDS encoding translocation/assembly module TamB domain-containing protein, whose product MQKKSKIIVGASVFIIFCISLMTFLWINSQSFKQETANLISKQVENILGTKININSLYIVSTNSAAIDDVEIYDKENELIAKADKVVFTIDFWQILRQSPLAGLSEVDVINPEVNIIQRSDGSWNVEDLIDKDSDTPVDFKGIVKVENGQSKLRFEGKQLSIDKINLEADCTDLTAINLDGSLNHEDALVEFDGVVGEVIKTNLEIKAQDLDILKYLPFIPEEYLANVNIKQGFINKANITISGNLENQYTLDGSVSFVDGACEVLGQNVEDIRGIILLNNKNIQLFVSGSAQGQKVAVHGNIEDYMTEPRLRLIAESKSFRPELFIEGIPFNGEVSFVSAIYGTLDDIRIGAQVNSKLGYIYDYPIEDINIQARYRDNKVFIDDFRVDFANGWIWASGQCDLADLSYKGSFRASNIDISVFNNYLPQVITGNAIIRGDFKGQGVEFENLDLSGRLEVNNGSYDNIPVEKLEASFYKEKDLLQIDALTASFANGGKLAAKGGLQNDNINADFYASNVDMSLVKNYLPDMDISGDANFSGRLSGHLDNPVLRIDLMAKDGSILNQPFDSLLVNAVGNLDGMRVDRCQFINDGEITHEATGLLGFKGKQFIDMVVQTKQARVENLMQVVMPEFKITGNVDNSIHLTGNLQDIKATGNVHFYEGSLYGILITQVDGTYEYNDGDIVLKDFVITSPFIKATLSGSLDKNKEMNFKFKADEILIDKLQVDLPYPVSGKASFDGVLTGKVGALNFDGILQADDIVLNGENIDDIYGHLKLANRILSLEQFKFKQNNGEFDFNGAVNLNTKQVEGKAIIVQADINAAMSMANLKNNLLNGRFDGIAQLNGTYENPHVDLNGTMIDGTLKDYPLQNIQIDAELDNKVVKIDKFYAEQGAGKVAAQGSIDLKNGPIDARISASNMDVNLLTHLCDMNININGVMNGDIQVGGTIDEPTADISIYMQGDGTQFDNAYALANLKNGVIYINQMAANKGQCTIKAEGSIPIAALEMDKRNEQNINQQMNLKVYLENTDLNILPSLTPFVEWSMGNVQGDLNITGTVQKPNFKGNISTVDSAIKFKYIDSPLENINVDIDFDQDLMTVKRFTGKMGEGDYNLVGTAHLTSQGITGYSFNLDLNNLDIVSDYYTGHLVGNLQLIEEEFHGRRLPKLITNLDFNNIEVSMPPLPETTDTPLPEMLLDINVTLGDNVHAYDALLYDLYIKGAFNIKGTTIHPKSSGSLTVDKGTINVLKNIFKIEVGNIVFNQVDSFFPSIDFLAVTRLDRTKIFASLQGPLDKQLEPRLFSEPAMNDAEIIKLLAFRTDYKEGSSGEITEDDLLSLASVGLQMSFLNEIEGTLRNVLNLDEFRISRDSLSDSAKKRFDTDDGDVYSVQIGKYLSDKVMLRYTKGINYDLNRVGLQYYMNNNVGIITEVEDDGVYNIKLEMQWKF is encoded by the coding sequence ATGCAAAAAAAGTCTAAAATTATTGTAGGAGCTAGTGTATTTATAATATTTTGTATAAGTTTAATGACTTTTTTATGGATAAACTCTCAATCTTTCAAACAAGAAACGGCTAATTTAATATCTAAACAAGTAGAAAATATCTTAGGTACGAAAATAAATATAAATTCGTTATATATTGTATCTACAAATTCAGCAGCTATAGATGATGTAGAAATTTATGATAAAGAAAATGAATTAATAGCAAAAGCGGATAAGGTAGTATTTACTATAGATTTTTGGCAGATTTTGAGACAATCTCCATTGGCAGGATTAAGTGAAGTAGATGTCATCAATCCTGAGGTTAATATTATTCAGCGCAGTGATGGTTCATGGAACGTAGAAGATTTAATAGATAAAGATTCAGATACACCTGTTGATTTCAAAGGAATTGTAAAAGTCGAAAATGGACAATCTAAATTGCGCTTTGAAGGAAAGCAATTATCCATAGATAAAATTAATTTAGAAGCAGATTGCACAGATTTAACAGCTATAAATCTTGATGGTAGTTTAAATCATGAAGATGCTTTAGTAGAATTTGATGGTGTTGTAGGTGAAGTAATCAAAACTAACTTAGAAATAAAAGCGCAAGATTTAGATATTTTGAAATACTTGCCATTTATACCAGAAGAGTATTTAGCTAATGTTAATATAAAACAAGGTTTTATAAATAAGGCAAATATAACAATTAGTGGTAATTTAGAAAATCAATATACTTTAGATGGTTCTGTTAGTTTTGTAGATGGTGCATGTGAAGTCTTAGGTCAAAATGTAGAAGATATACGAGGTATTATTTTATTAAATAATAAAAATATACAATTATTTGTAAGTGGAAGTGCTCAAGGACAAAAAGTAGCTGTTCATGGAAATATTGAAGACTATATGACTGAACCGCGTTTGCGTTTAATTGCAGAAAGTAAAAGTTTTAGACCTGAATTATTTATTGAAGGTATACCATTTAATGGCGAAGTTTCGTTTGTAAGTGCTATTTATGGTACTTTAGATGATATACGTATTGGTGCTCAAGTTAATTCTAAATTAGGATATATATATGATTATCCTATAGAAGATATAAATATTCAGGCTAGATATAGAGATAATAAAGTATTCATTGATGATTTTAGAGTAGATTTTGCCAATGGTTGGATTTGGGCATCTGGTCAATGTGATTTAGCTGATTTATCATATAAAGGGTCATTTAGAGCATCTAATATAGATATATCTGTTTTTAATAATTATTTACCACAAGTAATTACAGGCAATGCTATTATTCGTGGCGATTTTAAAGGTCAAGGTGTAGAATTTGAAAACTTAGATCTCAGTGGTCGACTAGAGGTAAATAATGGAAGTTATGATAATATACCAGTAGAAAAACTAGAAGCCTCTTTTTATAAAGAAAAAGATTTACTTCAAATTGATGCTTTAACGGCTAGTTTTGCTAATGGAGGAAAATTGGCAGCTAAAGGTGGTCTGCAAAATGATAATATAAATGCAGATTTTTATGCTTCAAATGTAGATATGTCTTTAGTTAAAAATTATTTACCAGATATGGATATTTCTGGAGATGCTAATTTTAGTGGTAGATTGTCTGGTCATTTAGATAATCCTGTATTGCGAATTGATTTAATGGCAAAAGATGGCTCGATATTAAATCAACCATTTGATTCATTATTAGTAAATGCGGTGGGTAATTTAGATGGTATGCGTGTAGATAGATGTCAGTTTATCAATGATGGTGAAATTACGCATGAAGCCACTGGATTATTAGGTTTTAAAGGCAAACAATTTATTGATATGGTAGTGCAGACAAAACAAGCACGCGTAGAAAATTTGATGCAAGTTGTTATGCCAGAATTTAAAATAACAGGAAATGTAGATAATAGTATACATCTAACAGGTAATTTACAAGATATAAAAGCTACAGGTAATGTACATTTTTATGAAGGTAGTTTATATGGTATATTAATTACGCAAGTAGATGGGACATATGAATATAATGATGGTGATATAGTCTTAAAAGATTTTGTAATAACATCACCATTTATTAAAGCCACTTTGTCTGGTAGTTTAGATAAAAATAAAGAAATGAATTTTAAATTTAAAGCAGATGAAATCTTAATTGATAAATTACAAGTAGATTTACCATATCCTGTATCAGGAAAAGCAAGCTTTGATGGTGTTTTAACTGGTAAAGTGGGTGCTTTAAATTTTGATGGTATTTTGCAGGCAGACGATATTGTCTTAAATGGTGAAAATATAGATGATATTTATGGTCATTTAAAATTAGCTAATAGAATTTTAAGTTTAGAGCAATTTAAATTTAAACAAAATAATGGTGAATTTGATTTCAATGGAGCAGTAAATTTAAATACTAAACAAGTTGAAGGAAAAGCGATTATTGTTCAAGCTGATATCAATGCAGCAATGTCCATGGCTAATTTAAAAAATAATTTATTAAATGGTCGTTTTGATGGTATAGCACAATTAAATGGTACTTATGAAAATCCACATGTTGATTTGAATGGTACGATGATAGATGGCACGTTAAAAGATTATCCATTACAAAATATTCAAATTGATGCTGAATTGGATAATAAAGTCGTGAAAATAGATAAATTCTATGCTGAACAAGGTGCAGGTAAAGTGGCAGCTCAAGGCAGTATAGACTTAAAAAATGGTCCTATAGATGCACGAATATCAGCTAGTAATATGGATGTAAATCTATTAACTCATTTATGTGATATGAATATAAATATAAATGGTGTTATGAATGGTGATATTCAAGTTGGCGGTACAATTGATGAGCCGACAGCAGATATTTCTATTTATATGCAAGGTGATGGCACTCAGTTTGATAATGCTTATGCATTAGCAAATTTAAAAAATGGTGTAATCTATATAAATCAAATGGCTGCGAATAAAGGTCAATGTACAATAAAAGCAGAAGGTAGTATACCGATAGCAGCTTTAGAAATGGATAAAAGAAATGAGCAAAATATAAATCAACAGATGAACTTAAAGGTTTATTTGGAAAATACAGATTTGAATATATTGCCATCTTTAACACCATTTGTTGAATGGTCTATGGGTAATGTTCAAGGTGATTTAAATATTACAGGAACAGTACAAAAACCTAATTTTAAAGGAAATATATCTACAGTAGATAGTGCTATTAAATTTAAATATATAGATAGTCCATTAGAAAATATAAATGTAGATATAGATTTTGACCAAGATTTAATGACCGTTAAGCGTTTCACAGGTAAAATGGGAGAAGGAGATTATAATTTAGTAGGAACGGCACATCTCACAAGTCAAGGTATTACAGGTTATAGCTTTAATCTTGATTTAAATAATTTAGATATTGTGTCAGATTATTATACAGGTCATTTAGTGGGCAATTTACAATTAATTGAAGAAGAATTTCATGGTAGAAGATTGCCCAAATTGATAACTAATCTTGACTTTAATAATATCGAAGTTTCTATGCCACCGCTTCCAGAAACAACGGATACACCGCTTCCTGAAATGTTATTAGATATAAATGTTACCTTAGGTGATAATGTACATGCTTATGATGCCTTATTATATGATTTGTATATAAAAGGTGCTTTTAACATAAAAGGAACAACTATTCATCCAAAATCTTCAGGTAGTTTAACTGTTGATAAAGGAACAATTAATGTTTTGAAAAATATCTTTAAGATTGAAGTAGGTAATATAGTATTTAATCAAGTAGATTCGTTCTTCCCAAGTATAGATTTTCTAGCTGTGACTAGACTTGATAGAACAAAAATATTTGCAAGCCTACAAGGTCCTTTAGATAAGCAATTAGAACCGAGATTGTTTTCTGAACCAGCAATGAATGATGCAGAAATAATAAAATTATTGGCATTTAGAACAGATTATAAAGAAGGCAGTTCTGGAGAAATAACAGAAGATGATTTACTATCCTTAGCATCTGTGGGATTACAGATGAGTTTCTTAAATGAAATTGAGGGTACATTAAGAAATGTATTGAATTTGGATGAATTTAGAATTTCTCGAGATAGCTTATCTGATAGTGCTAAAAAACGCTTTGATACAGATGATGGCGATGTGTATAGTGTTCAAATTGGAAAATATTTGTCAGATAAGGTTATGCTTCGTTATACAAAAGGCATAAATTATGATTTAAATAGGGTGGGCTTACAATATTATATGAATAATAATGTAGGTATTATCACAGAAGTAGAAGATGATG
- a CDS encoding TolC family protein gives MNKKSLNKTITAVLLSGSLFLGGSNLAFAQDTVDLTLDNTVELALENNRTIKQSVYDTDSARWALSEAKGKKGFSINWQTVAAAASGETYDLQNRDSTYQNVVEASIPLYTGGQLENNIKSKEIGVDISDLTLENTKQQIKYDTTKGYYNILQCRNLVGVNQETVDQLQAHLDTVNAKYAAGTVAKSDVLRSQVELADAKQNLVNAENNYDLSISSLNNLIGLPIDTKINIQDELKYTKYDLSLAECMDLAMTNRPDGVAAAKSIEQAKASVKAAQAGNLPQLSAYASYTIDGDDAFNNDAAEKSEVGVKASWNLFDNNVTKAQVRQAEAALAKAQENAQYVNEGIQLEVHQAYLNLLSAEKNIQTTSVAVNQASEDYTIAQVRYTAGVGTNIDVMDAAVALTTAKTNYVQALYDYNVSKAQLDKAMGLPVDLDVQAVAAKTY, from the coding sequence ATGAATAAAAAGTCTTTAAATAAAACAATAACAGCTGTGTTATTAAGTGGCTCATTATTTTTAGGTGGTAGTAATTTAGCTTTTGCACAAGATACTGTAGATTTAACTTTAGATAATACAGTAGAATTAGCATTAGAAAATAATAGAACTATAAAACAGTCTGTATATGATACAGATTCAGCTCGTTGGGCATTGAGTGAAGCAAAAGGTAAAAAAGGTTTTTCTATCAATTGGCAAACAGTAGCAGCTGCTGCTAGTGGTGAAACATATGATTTACAAAATAGAGATTCTACTTATCAAAACGTGGTAGAAGCTTCTATTCCATTATATACAGGCGGACAATTAGAAAATAATATTAAAAGTAAAGAAATCGGTGTAGATATCAGCGATTTGACTTTGGAAAATACAAAACAACAGATTAAATATGATACAACAAAAGGTTATTATAATATTTTACAGTGTCGTAATTTAGTAGGTGTAAATCAGGAAACTGTAGATCAATTGCAAGCACATTTAGATACAGTTAATGCTAAATATGCTGCAGGTACAGTAGCTAAATCTGATGTATTGCGCTCTCAAGTAGAATTAGCAGATGCTAAACAAAATCTTGTAAATGCAGAAAATAATTATGATTTATCTATTTCTTCTTTGAATAATTTAATTGGTTTACCTATAGATACTAAAATTAATATTCAAGATGAATTAAAATATACAAAATATGATTTAAGCTTAGCTGAATGTATGGATTTAGCGATGACAAATCGTCCAGATGGTGTTGCAGCAGCCAAATCTATTGAACAAGCTAAAGCCAGTGTAAAAGCAGCTCAAGCTGGTAATCTACCACAACTTTCTGCTTATGCAAGTTATACTATTGATGGCGATGATGCTTTTAATAATGATGCAGCAGAAAAATCAGAAGTTGGTGTTAAAGCTAGTTGGAACCTTTTTGATAACAATGTAACTAAAGCACAGGTAAGACAAGCAGAAGCAGCTTTAGCTAAAGCTCAAGAAAATGCTCAATATGTAAATGAAGGCATTCAATTAGAAGTACATCAGGCATATTTGAATTTACTTTCTGCTGAAAAAAATATTCAAACAACAAGTGTAGCAGTAAATCAAGCAAGTGAAGATTATACTATTGCACAAGTTCGTTATACTGCAGGTGTAGGTACTAATATCGATGTTATGGATGCAGCAGTTGCTTTGACTACAGCAAAAACAAATTATGTACAAGCTCTTTATGATTACAATGTAAGTAAAGCTCAGTTAGATAAAGCAATGGGTCTTCCTGTTGATTTAGATGTTCAAGCAGTAGCAGCAAAAACATATTAA
- a CDS encoding MlaD family protein, with product MSNEAKVGIFTTIGLALLIGIIVYLSGFSFGKEKDYTFDITFNQVTGLKIGAGVSYAGIDAGRVSAIEAYKDKARVTVVIKGNMQIAKDSLFTISSDGLMGEKFISIMPPQHPSGEYLVGGEEVHGVDEKGLDYLLVQASVTLDDVRGLIKSMNDILGNQDVQKSLIQTAVNLKDLTGNMNQLMQVMSTLAVNNQQDIDNMIKNLSAMTASMAKAADEIEIMINDFAGDGETANNMKIAIANLSATSESVKKMATNMETVVADPQTAQSLKNIISNADNISQRADNMMSKVSSIEVKPGVEALYSGGQSEWMVNADVKVYTDPNSFLLIGADDIGGDDSGTNLQIGTGNGIFTGRGGLVDDKVGVGVDLKAGEKGKISVDAYDPNDLRVKLKGQYEVAQDTYLIGQIKDINDSDERAAYVGLRHEF from the coding sequence ATGTCCAATGAAGCAAAAGTAGGGATTTTTACGACAATCGGCTTAGCCTTATTAATTGGTATTATAGTTTATTTAAGTGGCTTTAGTTTTGGCAAAGAAAAAGACTATACTTTTGATATCACTTTTAATCAAGTTACAGGATTAAAGATAGGTGCTGGTGTTAGTTATGCCGGTATTGATGCTGGGCGAGTATCAGCGATTGAAGCTTATAAAGATAAGGCAAGAGTTACTGTTGTCATAAAAGGTAATATGCAGATTGCAAAAGACTCATTATTTACCATTAGTAGTGATGGTTTAATGGGTGAAAAATTTATCAGTATCATGCCACCACAACATCCATCTGGTGAGTATCTAGTAGGTGGAGAAGAAGTACATGGTGTTGATGAAAAAGGATTAGATTATTTATTGGTTCAAGCTAGTGTGACTTTAGATGATGTAAGAGGTTTGATAAAAAGTATGAATGACATTTTAGGTAATCAAGATGTACAGAAATCTTTAATTCAAACAGCAGTAAATCTTAAAGATTTAACTGGAAATATGAATCAATTAATGCAAGTGATGTCCACATTAGCAGTTAATAATCAGCAAGACATTGATAATATGATTAAAAATTTATCTGCAATGACAGCTAGTATGGCTAAGGCGGCAGATGAGATTGAAATCATGATAAATGATTTTGCTGGTGATGGCGAAACTGCTAATAATATGAAAATTGCTATTGCTAATTTATCAGCAACTAGTGAAAGTGTAAAAAAAATGGCAACTAATATGGAAACTGTAGTTGCAGACCCACAGACAGCACAAAGCTTGAAAAACATAATCAGCAACGCAGATAATATATCACAGCGTGCAGATAATATGATGAGTAAAGTGTCTTCTATTGAAGTTAAGCCAGGTGTAGAAGCATTGTACAGTGGTGGGCAATCTGAATGGATGGTAAATGCTGATGTAAAAGTTTATACAGATCCAAATTCTTTTTTGCTAATAGGTGCCGATGATATTGGCGGTGATGATAGTGGTACTAATCTACAGATAGGAACAGGTAATGGCATTTTTACAGGTAGAGGTGGATTAGTTGATGATAAAGTCGGCGTAGGTGTTGACTTAAAAGCAGGAGAAAAAGGAAAAATTTCTGTAGATGCATATGATCCTAATGATTTAAGAGTTAAATTAAAAGGTCAATATGAAGTGGCGCAAGACACATATTTAATAGGTCAGATAAAAGATATTAATGATTCAGATGAAAGAGCCGCTTATGTAGGCTTAAGACATGAATTTTAA
- a CDS encoding biotin/lipoyl-containing protein — MKRKYLILSTIIALILLTTVGLAMGNKQVEQKAVIAGTVSSTVAEGTTVKMGDSLVEISTLTGTSAAARATVNGVVKQVLVKVGDNITPNQVVVYVEQLE; from the coding sequence ATGAAAAGAAAATATTTAATCTTATCGACGATTATAGCTTTAATATTGTTGACTACAGTAGGATTGGCTATGGGAAATAAACAAGTAGAACAAAAAGCAGTAATTGCAGGGACAGTAAGTTCAACAGTGGCAGAAGGTACTACTGTGAAAATGGGAGATTCTCTAGTGGAAATATCTACACTTACAGGTACTTCAGCAGCTGCTAGAGCAACTGTTAATGGTGTAGTAAAACAAGTTTTAGTAAAAGTTGGTGATAATATAACACCAAATCAAGTAGTAGTATATGTTGAACAGCTAGAATAA
- a CDS encoding MlaE family ABC transporter permease: protein MIIRFFEKIGRFVIGHLETLGQFTILIGNTIAQLRYPPRMRHVFQQMSHLGVDTLPIITLTMLFTGMVITLQTATEFIRLGAQSTVGGIVTIAVGRELGPVLAGVVTAGRVGAAITAEISTMKVTEQIDALKVMATNPIGYLVVPRLIACMFMLPILVVFGDAIGSIGGWMVAEYYDINIYMYLHSIDTFVDVHDITGGLLKSIVFGAIIAIVGCYYGLNAQNGAEGVGKATTRSVVISIIVIFFSNCLLSMLLYR from the coding sequence ATGATAATAAGATTTTTTGAAAAAATAGGGAGATTTGTTATTGGTCATTTAGAAACTTTAGGGCAATTTACTATTTTAATAGGCAATACGATTGCACAATTAAGATATCCTCCGAGAATGCGACATGTTTTTCAGCAAATGTCACATTTAGGTGTAGATACATTGCCGATCATAACGCTTACGATGCTATTTACGGGTATGGTAATAACATTGCAGACTGCTACAGAATTTATTCGTTTAGGGGCACAATCTACAGTAGGTGGTATAGTAACTATTGCTGTAGGACGTGAACTTGGGCCAGTTTTAGCAGGTGTTGTAACAGCCGGTAGAGTTGGTGCAGCTATAACAGCTGAAATCAGTACAATGAAGGTAACGGAACAAATTGATGCTTTAAAAGTTATGGCTACTAATCCAATTGGTTATTTAGTAGTACCTCGATTGATAGCTTGTATGTTTATGTTGCCTATTTTAGTAGTTTTTGGCGATGCCATTGGCTCTATTGGTGGTTGGATGGTAGCAGAATATTATGATATTAATATTTATATGTATTTACATTCAATAGATACTTTTGTAGATGTTCATGATATAACAGGTGGTTTATTAAAATCCATTGTATTTGGTGCAATTATCGCTATTGTAGGTTGTTATTATGGTTTAAATGCTCAAAATGGTGCAGAAGGTGTAGGTAAAGCAACGACTCGTTCTGTCGTAATTTCAATTATTGTTATATTCTTTAGTAATTGTTTATTATCTATGTTGCTTTATCGTTGA